A region of Leifsonia xyli DNA encodes the following proteins:
- a CDS encoding gamma-glutamyl-phosphate reductase, with product MSSITKAPAATLSLHERLAAAKTASRALAVANTEQKNRALRAIADGVLAASDEVLAANDLDLANGRENGLSTGLLDRLTLSPARLQGLADAVLEVVGLTDPVGQAVRGSALPNGVKITQVRVPFGVVGAIYEARPNVTIDIAALAIKSGNAAVLRGGSAAIETNRVLVRVIQEALASAGLPADAVQTVDDFGREGAAELMTARGFVDVLIPRGSADLIQTVVTQSTVPVIETGAGVVHVVLDESAREDWAVDIVRNAKVQRPSVCNAVETLLVHRAAADRLLPPVLGALREAGVTIHADERALPFAPGGVPVTDEDYATEHMSLDISVKVVDDLDEAIDHIRRYSTQHTESIVTSDLENAERFLAEVDSAVVMVNASTRFTDGGEFGFGAEVGISTQKLHARGPMGLPELTSTKWIVRGSGQVRA from the coding sequence ATGTCCTCGATCACCAAGGCACCCGCCGCCACGCTGTCGCTGCACGAGCGGCTCGCCGCCGCCAAGACCGCGTCGCGCGCGCTGGCGGTGGCCAACACCGAGCAGAAGAACCGCGCGCTGCGGGCGATCGCCGACGGCGTGCTCGCCGCGTCCGACGAGGTGCTCGCCGCCAACGACCTCGACCTGGCGAACGGCCGCGAGAACGGCCTGTCGACCGGGCTCCTCGATCGGCTGACGCTGAGCCCGGCGCGCCTGCAGGGCCTCGCCGACGCCGTGCTCGAGGTCGTCGGCCTGACCGACCCGGTCGGGCAGGCGGTGCGCGGGAGCGCGCTGCCGAACGGCGTCAAGATCACGCAGGTCCGCGTGCCCTTCGGCGTCGTCGGCGCGATCTACGAGGCCCGGCCCAACGTGACCATCGACATCGCGGCGCTCGCGATCAAGAGCGGCAACGCGGCGGTGCTCCGCGGCGGCAGCGCCGCCATCGAGACCAACCGCGTGCTGGTGCGGGTGATCCAGGAGGCGCTGGCGTCGGCCGGCCTTCCCGCCGACGCGGTGCAGACCGTCGACGACTTCGGACGAGAGGGCGCCGCCGAGCTGATGACGGCGCGCGGATTCGTCGACGTGCTCATCCCGCGGGGGAGCGCCGATCTCATCCAGACAGTCGTCACCCAGTCCACCGTCCCGGTCATCGAGACCGGCGCCGGGGTCGTGCACGTGGTGCTCGACGAGTCGGCCCGCGAAGACTGGGCGGTCGACATCGTGCGCAACGCCAAGGTGCAGCGGCCGAGCGTGTGCAACGCGGTCGAGACGCTGCTCGTGCACCGCGCCGCCGCCGACCGGCTGCTGCCGCCGGTGCTCGGCGCGCTGCGCGAGGCCGGGGTCACCATCCACGCCGACGAGCGGGCGCTCCCGTTCGCCCCCGGCGGCGTCCCCGTCACCGACGAGGACTACGCCACCGAGCACATGAGCCTCGACATCTCGGTCAAGGTCGTCGACGACCTCGACGAGGCGATCGACCACATCCGCCGCTACTCGACGCAGCACACCGAGTCGATCGTCACGAGCGACCTCGAGAACGCAGAGCGCTTTCTCGCCGAGGTCGACTCGGCCGTGGTCATGGTCAACGCGTCGACCCGTTTCACCGACGGCGGCGAGTTCGGGTTCGGCGCCGAGGTCGGCATCTCGACCCAGAAGCTGCATGCGCGGGGGCCCATGGGGCTGCCCGAGCTCACCAGCACCAAGTGGATCGTCCGCGGGTCCGGCCAGGTCCGGGCGTAG
- a CDS encoding nicotinate-nicotinamide nucleotide adenylyltransferase, which produces MELTQTGRPRIGVMGGTFDPIHHGHLVAASEVAQSFDLDEVIFVPTGQPWQKGPVTPAEHRYLMTVIATASNPRFTVSRVDIDRDGPTYTIDTLRDLHEERPDAELFFITGADAIAQILSWRDVEELWELAHFVAVSRPGHDLSISGLPEQDVSLLEVPALAISSTDCRSRVSRGFPVWYLVPDGVVQYISKHHLYRSVA; this is translated from the coding sequence ATGGAACTGACGCAGACGGGCCGGCCGCGGATCGGCGTGATGGGCGGCACCTTCGACCCCATCCACCACGGCCACCTCGTCGCCGCCAGCGAGGTCGCCCAGTCGTTCGACCTCGACGAGGTCATCTTCGTCCCGACCGGACAGCCCTGGCAGAAAGGTCCCGTCACCCCGGCGGAGCACCGCTACCTGATGACGGTCATCGCCACCGCGTCCAACCCCCGCTTCACCGTCAGCCGCGTCGACATCGACCGCGACGGCCCCACCTACACGATCGACACCCTGCGCGACCTCCACGAGGAGCGCCCGGACGCCGAACTGTTCTTCATCACCGGAGCCGACGCAATCGCTCAGATCCTCAGCTGGCGCGACGTGGAGGAGCTCTGGGAGCTGGCCCACTTCGTTGCTGTGAGTCGCCCGGGACACGACTTGAGTATTTCTGGATTGCCGGAGCAGGACGTAAGCTTGTTGGAAGTTCCGGCCCTGGCGATCTCCTCGACCGATTGCAGGAGCCGGGTCAGCAGGGGATTCCCGGTCTGGTACCTGGTGCCGGACGGGGTCGTTCAGTACATCTCCAAGCACCATCTGTATCGGAGCGTGGCATGA
- a CDS encoding RNA-splicing ligase RtcB yields the protein MERISNRLLSWASLLEDSTRAQAVTTSRMPFIHPHLALMPDAHLGLGATVGSVIPTLGAIMPAAVGVDIGCGMIAVRTQFTRDYVAATATPLSVLRTDIERAIPLSAGARNRKIVATAEPRVAELARLAEEAGFDPAEHRRDWEYQLGTLGSGNHFIEVSLDEDDAVWLFLHSGSRGVGNRIAGHHIAVAQELMRRWWIELPDKDLAYLVEGTAEFDAYIAQLRWAQHFALLNREEMMDRVVRQASEWFGTPVVEQERINCHHNFTERETHFGKEVWVSRKGAISAQPGQPGLIPGSMGTASYVVAGKGNPLSLHSSPHGAGRQFSRSAARKRFTVEQLREAMTGIEFRDTDAFLDEIPQAYKPIDQVMADAADLVEVRHTLRQLVNVKGD from the coding sequence ATGGAAAGAATCTCGAACCGCCTGCTGAGCTGGGCCTCCCTCCTGGAGGACTCCACGCGCGCTCAGGCGGTCACCACCTCGCGGATGCCGTTCATCCACCCGCACCTCGCCCTGATGCCGGACGCGCACCTGGGCCTGGGTGCGACGGTCGGGTCGGTCATCCCGACGCTCGGCGCCATCATGCCGGCCGCCGTCGGGGTCGACATCGGCTGCGGGATGATCGCGGTCCGCACCCAGTTCACGCGCGACTACGTGGCGGCCACTGCCACGCCGCTGTCGGTGCTGCGGACGGACATCGAGCGCGCCATCCCGCTGTCCGCCGGTGCACGCAACCGGAAGATCGTCGCGACCGCCGAGCCGCGCGTCGCCGAGCTCGCGCGTCTGGCCGAGGAGGCCGGGTTCGACCCGGCCGAGCACCGGCGCGACTGGGAGTACCAGCTGGGAACGCTCGGCTCGGGCAATCACTTCATCGAGGTGAGCCTGGACGAGGACGACGCGGTGTGGTTGTTCCTGCACTCCGGCTCGCGCGGCGTCGGCAACCGGATCGCCGGCCACCACATCGCCGTCGCGCAGGAGCTGATGCGCAGGTGGTGGATCGAGCTTCCGGACAAGGACCTCGCCTACCTGGTGGAGGGCACCGCCGAGTTCGACGCGTACATCGCGCAGTTGCGGTGGGCCCAGCACTTCGCGCTGCTCAACCGCGAGGAGATGATGGACCGCGTGGTGCGGCAGGCGTCCGAGTGGTTCGGGACGCCCGTGGTCGAGCAGGAGCGCATCAACTGCCACCACAACTTCACCGAGCGGGAGACCCACTTCGGCAAGGAGGTGTGGGTGTCGCGGAAGGGGGCCATCTCGGCTCAGCCGGGACAGCCGGGCCTCATCCCGGGGTCGATGGGCACCGCGTCCTACGTCGTGGCCGGGAAGGGCAACCCGTTGTCGCTGCACTCGTCGCCGCACGGCGCCGGACGGCAGTTCTCGCGGTCGGCTGCGCGCAAGCGCTTCACCGTGGAGCAGCTGCGCGAGGCGATGACCGGGATCGAGTTCCGCGACACCGACGCCTTCCTGGATGAGATCCCGCAGGCCTACAAGCCGATCGACCAGGTCATGGCGGACGCCGCGGACCTCGTCGAGGTGCGGCACACCCTGCGCCAGCTCGTCAACGTCAAGGGCGACTGA
- a CDS encoding GNAT family N-acetyltransferase translates to MQSRTATPADAAAITTTIALAFRDDPVWGPALEAADGGTGHLEPFWRFFVEGAIPHGAVRLADGPNGEAATVAIWLPPDVPELTEKQEAEADDLMRRTLTPDRFEAYRRLWERFEESHPHNRPHMYLSLLATHPDHRGRGIGQELLAESLRAFDEHDIPAYLESTNPANDHRYERAGFRPLGGFRSVIDGAAVTTMWRDVPPAPVSRP, encoded by the coding sequence ATGCAGAGCCGCACCGCCACTCCCGCCGATGCCGCCGCGATCACCACGACGATCGCGCTCGCGTTCCGCGACGACCCGGTCTGGGGTCCGGCGCTCGAGGCGGCCGACGGAGGCACCGGCCACCTGGAGCCGTTCTGGCGGTTCTTCGTGGAGGGCGCCATCCCGCACGGCGCCGTCCGCCTCGCCGACGGTCCGAACGGCGAGGCGGCGACCGTCGCGATCTGGCTCCCGCCGGACGTGCCAGAGCTGACAGAGAAGCAGGAGGCCGAGGCCGACGACCTCATGCGGAGGACGCTGACGCCGGACCGCTTCGAGGCCTACCGGCGACTGTGGGAGCGCTTCGAGGAGTCGCACCCCCACAATCGGCCGCACATGTACCTGAGCCTGCTGGCGACGCATCCGGATCACCGCGGCCGGGGGATCGGCCAGGAGCTGCTGGCCGAGAGCCTGCGCGCTTTCGACGAGCACGACATCCCGGCCTACCTGGAGTCCACGAACCCCGCGAACGACCACCGCTACGAGCGAGCGGGGTTCCGCCCGCTCGGCGGGTTCCGGTCGGTGATCGACGGGGCGGCCGTCACGACCATGTGGCGTGACGTGCCGCCCGCGCCGGTCAGTCGCCCTTGA
- the obgE gene encoding GTPase ObgE (ObgE; essential GTPase; exhibits high exchange rate for GTP/GDP; associates with 50S ribosomal subunit; involved in regulation of chromosomal replication): MATFVDRVTLHLRAGNGGNGCVSVRREKFKPLAGPDGGNGGNGGDIVLVADPQVTTLLGYHRHPHRASENGGFGMGDHRSGHTGEDLELPVPVGTVVKDEDGVELADLTEPGMRFVAAAGGVGGLGNAALANPKRKAPGFALLGTPGWEGDIRLELKTVADIALVGYPSAGKSSLIAALSAAKPKIADYPFTTLHPNLGVVQAGDVRYTVADVPGLIEGASEGRGLGLEFLRHVERCSALLHVLDCATLEPGRDPLSDLDVILAELAAYPVPEGQTPLLERPQMIALNKIDVPDARELAEFVRPELEQRGYRVFEISTVSHEGLRPLSFALAEIVETARREQLALEEARPRIVMRPKAVDDSGFVVKVEGGTDGPVYRILGAKPERWVAQTDFANDEAVGYLADRLAKLGVEDQLVRAGAVAGSTVVIGRNNGVVFDWEPTLTSTAELITAPRGTDARLDTNARPTRAQRREDYFDRMDAKAEAREELLREREAGLWQDDSYDENAVRTAEEESSEG, translated from the coding sequence ATGGCGACGTTCGTCGACCGCGTGACATTGCACTTGCGCGCGGGCAACGGCGGAAACGGGTGCGTCTCGGTCCGCCGCGAGAAGTTCAAGCCCCTGGCCGGCCCTGACGGCGGCAACGGCGGCAACGGCGGCGACATCGTCCTCGTGGCCGACCCCCAGGTCACCACCCTGCTCGGCTACCACCGCCACCCGCATCGCGCGAGCGAGAACGGCGGGTTCGGGATGGGCGACCACCGCAGCGGCCACACCGGCGAAGACCTCGAGCTGCCCGTCCCTGTCGGCACCGTCGTCAAGGACGAGGACGGCGTGGAGCTCGCCGACCTCACCGAGCCCGGCATGCGCTTCGTCGCAGCAGCGGGCGGCGTGGGCGGCCTCGGCAACGCCGCCCTCGCGAACCCGAAGCGCAAGGCGCCCGGCTTCGCCCTGCTCGGCACGCCCGGGTGGGAGGGCGACATCCGCCTCGAGCTCAAGACCGTCGCCGACATCGCGCTCGTCGGCTATCCGTCGGCCGGCAAGTCCAGCCTGATCGCCGCGCTCTCCGCCGCGAAGCCCAAGATCGCCGACTACCCGTTCACGACCCTCCACCCGAACCTCGGCGTGGTGCAGGCGGGCGACGTGCGCTACACCGTCGCCGACGTGCCCGGCCTCATCGAGGGTGCGAGCGAGGGTCGCGGCCTCGGCCTCGAGTTCCTGCGTCACGTCGAGCGCTGCTCGGCGCTGCTCCACGTGCTCGACTGCGCGACTCTGGAGCCCGGACGCGACCCGTTGAGCGACCTCGACGTCATCCTCGCCGAGCTCGCCGCCTATCCCGTGCCGGAGGGCCAGACGCCGCTGCTGGAGCGTCCCCAGATGATCGCCCTCAACAAGATCGACGTCCCTGACGCTCGCGAGCTCGCCGAGTTCGTGCGGCCTGAGCTGGAGCAGCGCGGCTACCGCGTGTTCGAGATCTCCACCGTCAGCCACGAGGGCCTTCGCCCGCTGTCGTTCGCGCTGGCCGAGATCGTCGAGACGGCGCGTCGGGAGCAGCTGGCCCTGGAGGAGGCGCGTCCCCGCATCGTCATGCGGCCGAAGGCGGTCGACGACTCCGGGTTCGTGGTCAAGGTCGAGGGCGGCACCGACGGCCCGGTCTACCGCATCCTGGGCGCGAAGCCCGAGCGCTGGGTCGCCCAGACCGACTTCGCGAACGACGAGGCCGTCGGCTACCTGGCCGACCGGCTCGCGAAGCTCGGGGTGGAGGACCAGCTCGTCCGCGCGGGCGCCGTCGCCGGATCGACCGTGGTCATCGGCCGGAACAACGGCGTCGTCTTCGACTGGGAGCCCACGCTCACCTCGACGGCCGAGCTCATCACCGCCCCGCGCGGCACCGACGCGCGGCTCGACACCAATGCCCGCCCAACGCGCGCACAGCGCCGCGAGGACTACTTCGACCGGATGGACGCCAAGGCCGAGGCCCGCGAAGAGCTGCTGCGCGAACGCGAGGCCGGCCTCTGGCAGGACGACAGCTACGACGAGAACGCCGTGCGCACGGCGGAGGAGGAGAGCAGCGAGGGATGA
- a CDS encoding alpha/beta hydrolase: MAVRQLEAGELDVGYVDAGAADAPPVLLLHGWPYDIHCYDDVVRLLVDAGFRVVVPFLRGYGTTTFRDPDALRNGQPAALASDALALLDALGIDAAIVGGCDWGARTTNVLAALWPERVLGQVTASGYLVAGQAANAHPLPPESELAWWYQYYFATERGREGYDRYRDDFARLIWRTASPQWAFTEADFERTRPAFANPDHVDIVIHNYRWRLGLAPGDPRFDDVEERLAARPAVGVPAITLEGDANGAFHLDPGAYRDRFTGPYEHRTVGGGVGHNLAQEAPQAFANAVIDTARMAGIPARRSEEASGVR, from the coding sequence GTGGCCGTGCGGCAGCTCGAGGCCGGCGAGCTCGACGTCGGCTACGTGGATGCGGGAGCGGCGGACGCGCCGCCGGTGCTGCTCCTGCACGGCTGGCCCTACGACATCCACTGCTACGACGACGTCGTGCGGCTGCTCGTGGACGCGGGGTTCCGCGTGGTCGTGCCGTTCCTCCGCGGGTACGGGACGACGACCTTCCGCGACCCGGACGCTCTGCGGAACGGACAGCCTGCGGCGCTCGCGTCCGACGCCCTCGCGCTGCTCGACGCCCTCGGCATCGACGCGGCAATCGTCGGCGGCTGCGACTGGGGCGCACGGACGACCAACGTGCTCGCCGCGCTGTGGCCGGAACGCGTCCTCGGGCAGGTCACCGCCAGCGGCTACCTCGTCGCCGGGCAGGCCGCGAACGCGCACCCCCTGCCGCCGGAGAGCGAGCTGGCGTGGTGGTACCAGTACTACTTCGCCACGGAGAGGGGACGCGAGGGCTACGACCGGTACCGCGACGACTTCGCGCGCCTGATCTGGCGCACCGCGTCGCCGCAGTGGGCGTTCACCGAGGCCGACTTCGAGCGCACCCGCCCGGCGTTCGCCAATCCGGACCACGTCGACATCGTCATCCACAACTACCGCTGGCGGCTCGGCCTCGCGCCCGGGGACCCGCGGTTCGACGACGTGGAGGAGCGTCTCGCCGCCCGGCCCGCGGTCGGCGTCCCCGCCATCACCCTGGAGGGGGACGCGAACGGCGCCTTCCACCTCGATCCGGGCGCCTACCGCGACCGGTTCACCGGCCCGTACGAGCACCGGACCGTCGGCGGCGGAGTGGGCCACAACCTGGCGCAGGAGGCTCCGCAGGCGTTCGCCAACGCTGTGATCGACACCGCCCGCATGGCCGGGATCCCCGCCCGCCGATCGGAGGAGGCGTCCGGTGTCCGATGA
- a CDS encoding 50S ribosomal protein L27, with protein sequence MAHKKGASSTRNGRDSNAQRLGVKRFGGQTVNAGEILVRQRGTHFHPGVNVGRGGDDTLFALAAGAVEFGTKGGRKVVNIVEASA encoded by the coding sequence ATGGCACACAAAAAGGGAGCGAGCTCCACTCGCAACGGCCGCGACTCCAACGCGCAGCGCCTCGGCGTCAAGCGCTTCGGCGGCCAGACCGTCAACGCGGGTGAGATCCTCGTCCGCCAGCGCGGCACGCACTTCCACCCCGGCGTGAACGTCGGCCGTGGCGGCGACGACACGTTGTTCGCCCTCGCCGCCGGTGCGGTCGAGTTCGGCACCAAGGGCGGCCGCAAGGTCGTCAACATCGTGGAGGCCTCGGCCTGA
- a CDS encoding 50S ribosomal protein L21 — protein sequence MRAGGRQEKVEVGTIVTMDRIKADENGTVQLAPVLLVDGDTITSDAKSLAKVVVTAEVLGDLRGPKIVIQKFKNKTGYKKRQGHRQELTRVKITGIK from the coding sequence GTGCGCGCCGGTGGCCGGCAGGAGAAGGTCGAGGTCGGCACCATCGTGACGATGGACCGCATCAAGGCCGACGAGAACGGCACGGTCCAGCTCGCGCCCGTGCTGCTGGTCGACGGTGACACGATCACCTCCGACGCCAAGTCGCTCGCGAAGGTCGTCGTGACCGCCGAGGTCCTGGGCGACCTCCGCGGCCCGAAGATCGTCATCCAGAAGTTCAAGAACAAGACCGGCTACAAGAAGCGCCAGGGCCACCGTCAGGAGCTCACGCGCGTCAAGATCACCGGCATCAAGTAG
- a CDS encoding gamma-glutamyl kinase → MTIDDRSQIPTARRIVVKVGSSSISGENAGQIAPLVDALAEAHGRGSQVILVSSGAIATGIPYLSLSERPTDLATQQAAAAVGQNVLIYRYQDSLDRYDIVAGQVLLTAGDMENPTHRSNAKRAMERLLSLRILPIVNENDTVATHEIRFGDNDRLAALVALLVEADLLVLLSDVDALYTKPPHETGAERIEHVGWDDELAGVEIGSTGLSGVGSGGAVTKVSAARQAAERGTAVVLTATSLVSQALRGEQVGTWFAPAPTDGALSTGSSAAATSDAAAS, encoded by the coding sequence ATGACGATCGACGACCGCAGCCAGATCCCGACCGCCCGGCGCATCGTCGTCAAGGTGGGCTCGTCGTCCATCAGCGGCGAGAACGCGGGACAGATCGCGCCGCTGGTCGACGCCCTCGCGGAGGCCCACGGCCGCGGGTCCCAGGTCATCCTCGTCTCCTCCGGCGCCATCGCGACCGGCATCCCGTACCTTTCGCTGTCCGAGCGCCCCACCGACCTCGCCACGCAGCAGGCGGCGGCCGCGGTCGGCCAGAACGTCCTGATCTACCGGTACCAGGACAGCCTCGACCGCTACGACATCGTCGCCGGTCAGGTGCTCCTGACGGCCGGTGACATGGAGAACCCGACCCACCGCAGCAACGCGAAGCGTGCGATGGAACGGCTGCTCTCGCTGCGCATCCTGCCGATCGTCAACGAGAACGACACCGTTGCGACGCACGAGATCCGATTCGGCGACAACGACCGGCTGGCGGCGCTGGTCGCGCTGCTCGTCGAGGCGGACCTGCTGGTGCTGCTGTCGGATGTGGATGCGCTCTATACGAAGCCGCCGCATGAGACCGGTGCCGAGCGGATCGAGCACGTCGGGTGGGACGACGAGCTCGCCGGCGTGGAGATCGGCTCCACCGGGCTGTCCGGCGTCGGCAGCGGGGGAGCGGTGACCAAGGTGTCCGCGGCGCGGCAGGCCGCGGAGCGCGGGACGGCGGTCGTCCTGACCGCGACCTCGCTGGTCTCGCAGGCGTTGCGCGGTGAGCAGGTCGGGACCTGGTTCGCGCCCGCGCCGACCGATGGCGCGTTGTCCACAGGTTCGTCTGCGGCCGCCACCTCGGACGCCGCCGCGTCCTAG
- a CDS encoding ribosome silencing factor RsfS — MTASQHARDILQVAAAAADSKGAQDLVALDVSGPLPLTDAFLLASGRVERNVLAIASEVEDKLNEAGVKTLRREGKAEGRWVLLDFGDLVVHVFHEEDRMYYALERLWKDCPVLPIELPVHETAE; from the coding sequence GTGACCGCATCCCAGCACGCCCGGGACATCCTGCAGGTGGCAGCAGCCGCCGCCGACTCGAAGGGCGCGCAGGATCTCGTCGCCCTCGACGTGTCCGGCCCGCTGCCGCTGACCGACGCCTTCCTGCTGGCGAGCGGCCGCGTCGAGCGGAACGTGCTCGCGATCGCCTCGGAGGTCGAGGACAAGCTCAATGAGGCCGGCGTCAAGACGCTCCGCCGCGAGGGCAAGGCGGAAGGCCGCTGGGTGCTGCTCGACTTCGGCGACCTGGTCGTGCACGTCTTCCACGAGGAGGACCGCATGTACTACGCGCTCGAGCGTCTGTGGAAGGACTGCCCGGTCCTGCCGATCGAGCTGCCGGTCCACGAGACGGCCGAGTAG